A single region of the Malaclemys terrapin pileata isolate rMalTer1 chromosome 2, rMalTer1.hap1, whole genome shotgun sequence genome encodes:
- the CCDC126 gene encoding coiled-coil domain-containing protein 126 — MFLTFSRKNMSQKLSLLLLVFGFIWGLMLLRYTFQHPRHQSSAELREQILDLSKRYVKALAEENKNIMNGGNGASMAGYADLKRTIAVLLDDILQRLVKLENKVDYIVVNGSATNTTNGTSGNLVPVTTSKRVNAASNIR, encoded by the exons atgtttttaacattttcaagaAAAAACATGTCCCAGAAACTGAGTTTGTTGTTGCTGGTGTTTGGATTTATTTGGGGCTTGATGTTGCTGCGCTATACTTTTCAGCATCCAAGGCACCAAAGCAGTGCTGAATTGCGGGAACAGATACTAGACTTAAGTAAAAGATATGTGAAAGCCCTGGCAgaagaaaataagaacataatGAACGGTGGTAATGGAGCCTCAATGGCAGGATATG CTGATCTCAAAAGAACAATTGCTGTTCTTCTGGATGACATCTTACAACGTCTGGTGAAATTGGAAAACAAAGTTGACTACATTGTTGTGAATGGCTCAGCAACAAATACCACCAATGGAACCAGTGGTAATCTGGTGCCAGTAACTACAAGTAAACGTGTAAATGCAGCAAGCAATATTAGATAA